From one Peptoniphilaceae bacterium AMB_02 genomic stretch:
- a CDS encoding acetate kinase, protein MKILVINCGSSSLKYQLMDMEDESIIGKGLVERIGIPGSRIIHKVDGQEDYVVEEPMENHKDAIKYVFDALTHEKYGIVKSLDEITGIGHRVLHGGEKLSEPVIVTEEVKEIIRDHIKFGPLHNPGNLMGIEACEEIVPGKPNVAVFDTAFHQTMPDYVYMYPIPYEYYKKYAIRKYGFHGTSHKYISYRLPEIMGVDREDMNFVSLHLGNGSSLAAIRKGKVFDTSMGLTPLEGLEMGTRSGNVDPTVVTFLMEQENLTPQQMNEILNKKSGALGVSGLSSDFRDLEDAAHEGHERAELALDMFIIRVKRFLGAYIAELDGCDAIAFTGGIGENSKTIRHLVCKNLEHIGIELDQEKNDVRGKEALISTENSKVKIYVVPTNEELMIARDTKSLIS, encoded by the coding sequence TTGAAAATACTTGTAATTAACTGTGGAAGTTCATCGCTTAAATACCAACTGATGGACATGGAAGATGAAAGCATAATTGGTAAAGGATTAGTTGAAAGAATCGGTATTCCTGGTTCAAGAATTATCCATAAAGTGGATGGTCAAGAAGATTATGTAGTAGAAGAACCTATGGAAAATCATAAAGATGCGATAAAGTATGTTTTTGATGCTTTAACTCATGAAAAATACGGTATAGTTAAGTCACTAGACGAAATAACCGGTATTGGACATAGAGTACTTCATGGTGGAGAGAAATTATCAGAGCCGGTAATTGTCACTGAAGAAGTTAAAGAAATAATAAGAGATCATATCAAATTTGGTCCTCTTCATAACCCAGGTAACCTAATGGGAATTGAAGCATGTGAAGAAATAGTACCTGGAAAACCAAACGTAGCTGTTTTTGACACTGCATTCCATCAAACTATGCCTGATTATGTGTACATGTATCCAATCCCTTATGAATATTATAAGAAATATGCAATAAGAAAATATGGTTTCCATGGAACAAGTCATAAATACATTTCATACAGATTACCTGAAATCATGGGAGTAGACAGAGAAGACATGAACTTTGTTTCTCTACATTTAGGAAACGGATCAAGTCTAGCTGCTATAAGAAAAGGAAAAGTTTTCGATACATCAATGGGACTTACTCCACTTGAAGGATTGGAAATGGGTACAAGATCCGGTAACGTAGACCCAACTGTAGTTACATTCTTAATGGAACAAGAGAATTTAACTCCACAACAGATGAATGAAATTTTAAACAAAAAATCAGGTGCTCTAGGAGTATCAGGATTGAGCTCTGACTTTAGAGATCTTGAAGACGCTGCACATGAAGGACATGAAAGGGCAGAATTAGCACTTGATATGTTTATAATCAGAGTAAAGAGATTCTTAGGGGCATATATTGCAGAATTAGACGGTTGTGATGCAATAGCATTTACAGGCGGAATCGGCGAAAACTCAAAAACAATTAGACATTTAGTTTGTAAAAACTTAGAACATATTGGAATAGAACTAGACCAAGAGAAAAATGATGTTAGAGGTAAAGAAGCTTTAATTTCAACAGAAAACTCTAAGGTAAAAATTTATGTAGTACCTACCAATGAGGAATTGATGATTGCTAGGGACACTAAGAGTTTAATCAGCTAA
- the rpmF gene encoding 50S ribosomal protein L32 — MAVPKRRTSKARRDKRRASSYKLPRVTITECPNCHEPKLPHRVCRACGYYDGKEVIVVE; from the coding sequence ATGGCTGTACCTAAAAGGAGAACATCCAAAGCGAGAAGAGATAAAAGAAGAGCATCGTCTTATAAATTACCAAGGGTTACAATAACAGAGTGCCCAAACTGCCATGAGCCTAAATTGCCTCATAGAGTGTGCAGAGCTTGTGGTTACTACGATGGAAAAGAAGTTATCGTTGTAGAATAG
- the plsX gene encoding phosphate acyltransferase PlsX, with product MKIIIDTMGSDKGMEVIVKGTLDAMAEKDFYPIFCGPEEELVKFIPKELIENDKIAIINAEDVIENTDEAALAIRRKKESSMVKGLRSLKNDEADGFISTGSTGALLAGATLIVGRIENIDRAALTVSIPGVKNPTIVLDVGANMDCTPELIRQFAIMGTCYAKTVFNKSNPTVGLLNIGSEEGKGDTLTKESFQVLSNEKLNFVGNIEPRDILDNDVDVIVTDGFNGNIMIKTIEGVASTMMQLLKEGIMSSTMTKIGGMLVKPALGGIKEKLDYRNLGSAPMLGSKKPVFKAHGSSDSLAIKNGIFQLIKFIEDDVINEITDIMRGGSK from the coding sequence ATGAAAATAATAATAGATACTATGGGTTCTGATAAGGGAATGGAAGTAATTGTCAAAGGTACATTAGATGCAATGGCCGAGAAAGATTTTTATCCCATATTTTGTGGACCTGAAGAAGAGTTAGTGAAGTTTATTCCAAAAGAATTAATCGAAAATGATAAGATTGCTATTATAAATGCTGAGGATGTAATCGAAAATACTGACGAAGCAGCATTAGCAATAAGAAGAAAAAAAGAATCATCTATGGTCAAAGGTCTTAGAAGTTTAAAAAATGATGAAGCAGATGGCTTCATATCGACTGGAAGTACAGGCGCACTACTTGCAGGTGCAACCTTAATAGTTGGCAGAATCGAAAACATCGATAGAGCTGCTTTAACAGTTTCCATTCCGGGGGTTAAAAATCCGACAATAGTTCTGGATGTTGGAGCAAATATGGACTGTACACCTGAACTTATAAGGCAATTCGCTATTATGGGTACCTGTTATGCAAAGACTGTTTTTAATAAGAGCAATCCAACTGTCGGACTTCTAAATATAGGTAGTGAGGAAGGCAAGGGGGACACACTTACTAAAGAATCATTTCAAGTACTTTCAAATGAAAAATTGAACTTTGTAGGCAATATTGAACCTAGAGATATACTGGATAATGATGTAGATGTCATTGTGACAGATGGATTTAATGGAAATATTATGATTAAGACCATTGAAGGGGTAGCATCTACTATGATGCAATTATTAAAAGAAGGTATTATGTCATCTACAATGACTAAGATTGGCGGAATGCTTGTCAAACCTGCACTTGGTGGCATTAAAGAAAAACTGGATTATAGGAACTTGGGCTCAGCTCCAATGCTAGGGTCTAAAAAACCTGTGTTCAAGGCTCATGGCAGCTCGGACAGTCTTGCTATCAAGAATGGTATTTTTCAATTGATAAAATTTATTGAAGATGATGTAATTAACGAAATTACTGATATTATGAGGGGGGGATCAAAATGA
- a CDS encoding acyl carrier protein produces the protein MIEDRIYEIIKERFGITEVSNDMVLREDFDVDSITLLELIMDAEEEFGVEIEDEDLAKFITVGDIIEYFKSR, from the coding sequence ATGATAGAAGATAGAATATATGAGATCATCAAGGAGCGATTTGGAATAACTGAAGTTTCCAATGATATGGTTTTAAGAGAGGATTTTGATGTCGATTCCATTACTCTTTTAGAGTTAATAATGGATGCTGAAGAAGAATTCGGCGTTGAAATAGAAGATGAAGATCTCGCAAAATTTATCACTGTTGGAGACATAATAGAATACTTTAAATCCAGATAG
- the rnc gene encoding ribonuclease III: MNATRIKQLKDFENNIGYKFKNLEVLNLAFTHSSFSNEHKNFSDHNERLEFLGDSVANLVVTDLLFQELGSVPEGVMTKIRATIVCESSFACASRELGIPKYLLLGKGEELSGGRDRASLLADAFEAFCGALYLDAGFIVVREFLLSRYKDKILNDIKNDRVSTDYKTTLQEFYHKKYRGKVKYRLVKEEGPDHNKVFHVNVVSNDKTIGSGIGKSKKESEHNAAKDALVKLGYLND, encoded by the coding sequence ATGAATGCGACAAGAATAAAACAACTTAAAGATTTTGAAAATAATATCGGTTATAAATTTAAGAATCTGGAAGTCCTAAATCTTGCTTTTACACATAGCTCGTTTTCCAATGAGCATAAAAACTTTTCCGATCATAATGAGAGACTGGAGTTTTTAGGAGATTCCGTTGCGAATTTAGTAGTGACCGATTTATTATTTCAGGAACTTGGCAGTGTACCTGAAGGAGTAATGACTAAAATAAGAGCGACTATCGTATGTGAAAGCTCATTTGCATGTGCTAGTAGAGAATTAGGGATCCCCAAGTATTTATTATTGGGTAAAGGGGAAGAACTTAGTGGTGGTAGAGACAGAGCCTCTCTATTAGCAGATGCATTTGAAGCTTTTTGCGGCGCCCTTTATTTGGATGCCGGTTTTATAGTGGTAAGAGAATTTCTCTTGTCAAGATATAAGGACAAAATCCTAAATGATATAAAAAACGATAGGGTTTCAACGGATTATAAAACTACATTGCAAGAATTTTACCATAAAAAGTATAGAGGAAAAGTTAAGTATCGATTAGTGAAAGAAGAAGGTCCTGATCATAATAAGGTTTTTCATGTGAATGTAGTCTCTAATGATAAGACCATTGGTAGTGGAATAGGTAAAAGTAAAAAAGAGTCCGAACACAATGCTGCAAAAGATGCATTGGTGAAACTGGGTTATTTAAATGACTAA
- a CDS encoding radical SAM protein, whose product MGCMNDCIFCNQRKITKINSAVEPGFIKEEIEKYLKYFPENATDIELAFYGGSFTGLGTNTMISYLSAVKPLIERKMISSIRLSTRPDYIDEFRLEILKQHNVETIELGVQSMVDSVLEFNKRGTSSSDVVRAVDLIKRYKFKLGLQMMTGMAGSSKENDIYTAEKIISLNPDFVRIYPTMVIENTELKHLYDSGKYKPMELDELIIHLKDIVSLFEENKINIIRIGLPEDGDFEDTDFIGPSHPSLRQIVYGDLFLDAIKKELDKLDIKNKLTLYSNNSELSYLVGYAAKNKKYLKSIFTSEISFKTDNLNDGCFILEQDDNIIKIDMSNFYKNRNKEVGIETK is encoded by the coding sequence ATGGGTTGTATGAACGACTGTATTTTTTGTAATCAAAGGAAAATTACAAAGATTAACAGTGCAGTAGAACCCGGCTTTATCAAGGAAGAAATAGAAAAATATCTGAAGTATTTTCCTGAAAATGCAACAGATATAGAGCTTGCGTTTTATGGAGGAAGCTTTACAGGTCTTGGAACCAATACAATGATTTCTTATCTGAGTGCAGTTAAACCATTAATAGAAAGAAAAATGATCAGTTCTATTCGATTGTCTACAAGACCTGATTATATAGATGAGTTTAGACTTGAAATATTAAAACAACATAATGTAGAAACAATCGAACTAGGTGTACAATCGATGGTGGACAGCGTACTTGAATTTAATAAAAGGGGTACCTCATCATCTGATGTAGTAAGAGCCGTTGATCTGATAAAAAGATATAAATTTAAATTAGGATTACAAATGATGACGGGGATGGCAGGTTCTTCAAAAGAAAATGATATTTATACTGCTGAGAAAATAATATCTTTAAATCCCGATTTTGTAAGAATTTATCCTACTATGGTAATAGAAAATACGGAACTTAAACATCTATATGATTCAGGTAAATATAAACCTATGGAGCTGGACGAACTCATTATCCACTTGAAGGATATAGTGTCACTTTTTGAGGAAAACAAGATTAATATTATCAGAATAGGTCTGCCTGAGGATGGAGATTTTGAGGATACTGATTTTATAGGACCTTCTCATCCATCTCTTAGACAGATTGTTTATGGTGATTTATTTCTCGATGCTATTAAAAAAGAGCTGGACAAGCTAGATATCAAAAATAAGTTAACCCTTTATTCAAATAATTCGGAATTATCTTATCTCGTCGGCTATGCTGCTAAGAATAAAAAATATTTAAAGAGTATTTTTACAAGCGAAATTAGTTTTAAAACGGATAATTTAAATGATGGTTGTTTTATACTAGAACAAGACGATAATATAATTAAAATTGATATGAGTAATTTTTATAAGAATAGAAACAAAGAGGTTGGAATTGAGACTAAATAA
- the smc gene encoding chromosome segregation protein SMC yields the protein MRLNKLEIHGFKSFADKTELVFDKQFSVIVGPNGSGKSNISDAIRWVLGEQSAKSLRGSKMEDVIFTGTENSKPMNYSKVSITFDNAKGMLPVDYKEVVVSRKVFRDGDSEYTINKNNCRLKDIRELFMDTGVGKEGYSIISQGRIDEILSSRPEERRLIFDEASGVAKLKYNKEESAKKLKKTLENLTRIKDIINQLKDRTNYLEKESQKAKEGLKYIGELETHQLSYYKKYLRDSEGEMKSIKHKFEELGDSKDILTKDLESINESINPLKTYIESLESELNNKNSVYEEITNKITYLDAQLIVLKEKIGLKTRELNKAEHEISSEKMSIEKINKTIDNEEIKISELNSKIKSTEELYNEKQLQLEDVDNRIIEIKKNQQEIVEKISKFNQDLSEMLLARNTNIGLSKNFIQDLEKLNNELNELEINKKDIEESLLNREISLKELVKERDLRLKQFEDLKIKYLGLEKKISDLVFKETKITAQIQQQKSNLEIIKNIHLNYEGFNKSVQRLIKAGRTNPEVNKRIIGTLAELITVKDEYQKAIEFALGQSLQNIVTNTGEDAKYLISFLKSNRLGRVTFLPIDRFEKKSRSLHELDTKDYLIVASDAVECSDKIRNIIEYHLSRTLIVRNMDEALKVSSINKNNRIVTLEGDIVNTWGSMIGGSVYKGTGTSLINRKSEMEALCKSILESEEDLISTKREIKEMTEELDHLKSNLSQLDNALKMSETDLDRLNSDINEKSIKFNLCSDRIEDISLEIKNKKERQANLSKVSEDEIKDLELTIKKLNSENESIDNDKRKLYDAKMNLDVELLQFNNEKELLKRDRLISENTIEDSKVNLEYTLNSIERNEQFVIDCDSEIKTLEKNLTDNSHTISLSKTELETIDTEIENLKAELKEEKIKYDEIVENRLSITSEISKLDLDITRIQSQLNSLNERIQNRKESLIEEYSFSEEELEFRLDSLVEVKTNQNMIKNLKNKIRDIGHFSYDSIEEFQIVSNEYEFYKTQKDDLLSSKADIEEIIQKLDLKIIDTFNESFSDINERFNNIFSILFKGGRARLVLNTGDVLSSGVDIEVEPPGKKLQNLSLLSGGERALTAVALLFAIFETRPAPFCILDEVDAALDESNIARYVNYLKSFKGIQFIIITHRKLTMEIADILYGVTMEQEGISKMLTLSLENA from the coding sequence TTGAGACTAAATAAATTAGAAATACATGGATTTAAATCATTTGCAGATAAAACTGAATTAGTATTTGACAAGCAATTTTCTGTTATAGTTGGACCAAACGGAAGTGGAAAATCGAATATTTCTGATGCTATTAGATGGGTTCTTGGAGAACAAAGTGCAAAATCACTTAGAGGTTCTAAGATGGAGGATGTCATCTTTACCGGAACTGAGAATTCCAAACCTATGAATTATTCTAAAGTTTCAATCACTTTTGATAATGCCAAAGGGATGCTACCGGTGGATTATAAGGAAGTTGTAGTATCCAGGAAAGTTTTTAGGGATGGAGATTCGGAGTACACAATAAATAAAAATAACTGCCGGTTAAAGGATATCAGAGAGCTATTTATGGATACCGGAGTAGGTAAAGAGGGGTATTCAATAATTAGTCAAGGAAGAATAGATGAAATACTAAGCTCCAGACCTGAAGAAAGAAGACTAATATTTGACGAAGCTTCTGGAGTTGCCAAGTTAAAATACAATAAGGAAGAATCTGCAAAAAAGCTTAAGAAAACTTTAGAGAATTTAACTAGAATCAAAGATATAATAAATCAATTAAAGGATAGGACCAATTATCTCGAAAAAGAATCTCAGAAGGCTAAAGAAGGACTTAAGTATATCGGTGAGTTGGAAACACACCAGCTCAGCTATTATAAAAAGTACTTAAGGGATTCTGAAGGAGAGATGAAGTCTATAAAACATAAGTTTGAAGAATTGGGTGATTCAAAGGACATATTAACTAAAGATTTAGAGTCTATCAATGAGTCAATCAATCCTTTAAAGACATATATCGAATCGCTTGAAAGTGAGTTAAATAACAAAAATTCCGTATATGAAGAGATTACAAATAAGATAACTTACTTGGATGCGCAGTTGATAGTCCTGAAAGAAAAGATAGGATTAAAAACAAGAGAACTAAATAAAGCTGAACACGAGATCTCTTCAGAAAAGATGTCCATTGAAAAAATCAATAAAACAATTGATAATGAAGAGATTAAAATAAGTGAACTGAATTCAAAAATAAAATCGACTGAAGAATTGTACAATGAAAAACAGTTGCAACTCGAAGATGTCGATAATCGAATTATAGAAATAAAGAAAAATCAGCAAGAAATTGTTGAAAAAATTAGTAAATTTAATCAAGACTTATCTGAAATGCTATTGGCGAGAAATACCAATATCGGTTTATCAAAAAACTTTATACAGGATCTTGAAAAACTTAACAATGAGCTTAATGAATTAGAGATAAATAAAAAAGACATAGAGGAAAGTCTGCTAAATCGTGAAATTTCATTAAAAGAGCTGGTTAAAGAACGGGATTTAAGGCTTAAACAATTTGAAGATTTGAAAATCAAATATTTAGGTTTAGAAAAAAAGATTTCTGACCTGGTATTTAAAGAAACTAAAATTACAGCTCAAATTCAACAACAAAAATCAAATCTTGAAATTATCAAAAATATACATTTAAACTATGAAGGATTCAATAAATCGGTACAAAGACTTATTAAAGCCGGTCGTACTAATCCGGAAGTGAACAAGAGAATAATCGGTACCCTTGCTGAGCTCATCACTGTTAAGGATGAGTATCAAAAAGCAATTGAATTTGCACTGGGTCAATCACTTCAAAATATAGTTACAAATACCGGAGAGGATGCAAAATACTTAATATCCTTTCTGAAGTCTAATCGTCTAGGTAGAGTTACTTTTCTTCCTATAGATAGATTTGAGAAAAAGTCACGCAGCTTGCATGAACTCGATACCAAGGACTATTTAATAGTTGCATCGGATGCAGTTGAATGTAGTGATAAGATTAGAAATATCATAGAATACCACCTTAGCAGAACTCTCATAGTCAGAAATATGGATGAAGCATTAAAGGTATCATCTATTAATAAAAATAACCGTATTGTGACGCTTGAAGGAGATATTGTCAATACATGGGGTTCAATGATTGGGGGTTCGGTTTACAAAGGTACCGGTACTAGCCTTATTAATAGAAAGTCTGAAATGGAAGCGTTGTGCAAGAGCATTCTCGAATCTGAGGAAGACCTCATCTCAACTAAAAGGGAAATTAAAGAGATGACTGAAGAGCTTGATCATTTGAAATCAAATTTAAGCCAATTAGACAATGCTCTTAAAATGAGTGAAACTGATTTAGATAGACTTAATTCCGATATCAATGAGAAGTCCATAAAGTTTAATCTATGTTCAGATAGAATTGAAGATATAAGTCTTGAGATTAAAAATAAAAAGGAACGACAGGCCAATCTTTCTAAAGTCAGTGAGGATGAAATCAAGGATTTAGAGCTAACAATAAAAAAACTTAATTCTGAAAATGAGTCTATAGATAATGATAAACGTAAACTATACGATGCTAAAATGAATTTGGATGTCGAGTTATTACAGTTTAATAACGAAAAAGAACTGCTGAAAAGAGATAGATTAATCTCCGAAAATACTATTGAAGACAGTAAAGTAAATTTAGAGTACACTCTAAATTCAATTGAGAGAAATGAACAATTTGTAATTGATTGTGACTCTGAGATTAAAACTCTAGAGAAAAATCTAACTGATAATAGTCACACCATTTCTTTAAGTAAGACTGAATTGGAAACTATCGATACTGAAATTGAAAACCTTAAAGCTGAGCTAAAAGAGGAAAAAATAAAGTATGATGAAATAGTTGAAAATAGACTGAGTATAACATCGGAAATCTCAAAATTAGATCTCGATATTACAAGGATTCAATCTCAGTTAAATTCATTAAATGAAAGAATTCAAAATAGAAAAGAGTCACTTATTGAAGAGTATTCATTTTCGGAAGAAGAATTGGAATTCAGACTGGATTCGCTGGTTGAAGTAAAGACGAATCAGAATATGATTAAAAATCTAAAGAATAAGATTAGAGATATCGGACATTTCAGCTATGATTCAATAGAAGAATTTCAAATAGTAAGTAATGAATATGAATTTTACAAAACTCAAAAGGATGATCTATTGAGTTCAAAAGCCGATATAGAGGAAATTATACAAAAATTGGATTTGAAAATTATCGATACCTTTAATGAGAGTTTTTCAGATATCAACGAAAGATTTAATAATATATTTTCGATACTTTTCAAGGGTGGAAGAGCAAGGCTCGTATTAAATACCGGCGATGTTTTAAGTTCAGGAGTTGACATTGAAGTTGAACCTCCAGGAAAAAAACTACAGAACCTATCCTTATTATCGGGTGGTGAGAGAGCCTTAACTGCAGTTGCGTTATTATTTGCTATCTTTGAAACCAGACCGGCACCTTTTTGTATACTGGACGAAGTGGATGCTGCCCTAGACGAGTCAAATATTGCTAGGTATGTTAATTATCTTAAATCCTTTAAGGGAATACAGTTTATTATTATAACGCATAGAAAGCTTACCATGGAAATAGCAGATATATTGTATGGTGTAACCATGGAACAAGAAGGTATATCCAAAATGTTGACCTTATCATTAGAAAATGCTTAG
- the ftsY gene encoding signal recognition particle-docking protein FtsY, whose amino-acid sequence MFKGFFNRNKDEQEEKIEVVDDGEKAMEVEEKKGFFSGFLKGLTKTRENISKKIDNILAGFTSIDDELYEMLEDTLILSDIGGQTTMELIDRLKDVVREKRITDPSLIKGEMNNLLKEIMNTGQLDNTMNIEDTPLIILVVGVNGVGKTTTIGKLSKKYKDSGKKILIAAADTFRAAAIDQLGEWANRVGVEMISHSEGADPAAVIFDAIAASKSRKSDIIICDTAGRLHNKKNLMNELNKIHRVIEREYPEARSESLLVLDATTGQNAMNQAKEFNQVADISGVVLTKMDGTAKGGVVVRIQNEMNIPIKYIGLGEGIEDLREFNVNDFVDSIIS is encoded by the coding sequence ATGTTTAAAGGTTTTTTTAATAGAAACAAAGATGAGCAAGAAGAAAAAATCGAAGTCGTAGATGATGGAGAAAAAGCCATGGAAGTAGAGGAGAAAAAGGGGTTTTTTTCCGGATTTCTTAAAGGCTTAACAAAAACCAGGGAGAATATTTCAAAAAAGATAGATAATATTCTGGCGGGATTCACCTCAATCGATGATGAATTGTATGAAATGCTAGAAGATACTTTGATTCTTTCCGATATCGGCGGACAAACTACTATGGAACTCATAGACAGACTAAAAGATGTGGTAAGGGAAAAGAGAATTACCGATCCGTCACTGATTAAAGGCGAGATGAATAATCTTTTAAAAGAGATTATGAATACCGGACAATTGGATAATACAATGAATATCGAGGATACTCCTCTGATTATTTTGGTAGTCGGAGTCAATGGAGTAGGTAAGACGACTACAATCGGTAAATTATCTAAGAAATATAAGGATTCCGGCAAAAAAATCTTAATAGCTGCTGCCGATACTTTTAGGGCTGCTGCTATAGATCAGTTAGGAGAGTGGGCAAATAGAGTTGGGGTTGAAATGATATCACATAGTGAAGGAGCTGACCCGGCTGCTGTTATCTTCGACGCAATCGCTGCGTCGAAATCCAGAAAATCAGATATTATAATTTGTGATACTGCAGGAAGATTGCATAATAAAAAGAATCTAATGAATGAATTAAACAAAATCCACAGAGTTATAGAAAGGGAGTATCCTGAGGCAAGATCCGAATCGCTATTGGTTTTAGACGCTACGACAGGTCAAAATGCCATGAATCAAGCAAAAGAATTCAATCAAGTTGCCGATATCTCAGGTGTGGTATTGACTAAAATGGACGGTACTGCTAAGGGTGGAGTAGTGGTAAGAATCCAAAACGAAATGAATATTCCAATAAAGTATATTGGTCTAGGAGAAGGAATTGAAGATTTAAGAGAGTTTAATGTCAATGATTTTGTAGATTCCATAATTTCTTAG
- a CDS encoding DNA-binding protein has translation MDDRMQVVLLLDYYGKLLSDKQYNAMVSYYYEDLSLIEIANNQDITKQAVSDLIKRSEKRLYEIEKELGMVKKNSEIRNKLRVLNTHLSDIIDLNEGEEFTDTLSVISDSLNEVIGTI, from the coding sequence ATGGACGATAGAATGCAAGTAGTATTATTGCTGGACTATTATGGGAAATTACTTAGTGATAAACAATATAATGCGATGGTATCTTACTATTACGAAGACTTATCACTTATAGAAATAGCAAATAATCAGGATATTACCAAACAAGCAGTTTCCGATCTAATTAAACGCTCTGAGAAGAGATTGTATGAGATAGAGAAAGAACTGGGAATGGTTAAGAAAAATTCTGAAATTAGAAATAAATTGAGAGTTTTAAATACGCATTTGAGCGATATAATCGACTTAAATGAGGGTGAAGAGTTCACCGATACTCTTTCTGTTATTTCTGATTCACTAAATGAAGTTATAGGAACAATATAA
- the ffh gene encoding signal recognition particle protein produces the protein MMFESLAEKLQDIFSGLKGKGKLSEKDVELALREIRMALLEADVNYKVVKDFVKSIKERAIGNEVMESLTPGQMVIKIVNDELTNLMGEKEVKLNISSSPPTVILLCGLQGAGKTTHAGKLALHLKKQNKRPLLVACDVYRPAAIKQLEVVGSQVGVPVFSMGDKINPVDIAKAGLAEAKKQSNDVVIIDTAGRLHIDNELMDELLGIKEATNPDDILLVVDAMTGQDAVNLAETFNNQLEISGVILTKLDGDARGGAALSIRQVTSKPIKFIGVGEKLDNIEPFYPDRMASRILGMGDVLTLIEKAQSAIDEKNAKELEEKIRSQSYSLNDYLQQLDQMRNMGPLEDILAMVPGFNSKQLKGLNIDEKDLKRIEAMIQSMTMEEREKPEIIDNSRKKRIADGSGVTTVDLNRFLRQFKETKKMMKRFTSMEKSMKKRGKFNLPFFK, from the coding sequence ATTATGTTTGAAAGTTTAGCTGAAAAGTTACAAGATATTTTTAGTGGACTTAAAGGAAAGGGCAAACTTTCAGAAAAAGATGTTGAACTTGCTCTTAGAGAGATAAGAATGGCTTTGCTCGAAGCAGATGTCAACTATAAAGTTGTAAAAGACTTTGTAAAATCTATCAAAGAAAGAGCTATAGGAAACGAAGTAATGGAAAGCTTAACTCCCGGCCAGATGGTAATTAAAATAGTTAATGATGAGTTGACTAATTTAATGGGTGAAAAGGAAGTTAAATTAAATATTTCTTCATCTCCGCCAACTGTGATATTATTATGTGGGCTACAAGGTGCCGGTAAAACAACTCATGCGGGTAAGCTGGCATTACATTTAAAGAAACAAAACAAAAGACCGCTACTCGTAGCTTGTGACGTTTATCGTCCGGCTGCTATTAAACAATTAGAGGTCGTAGGTAGTCAAGTTGGAGTGCCTGTATTTTCAATGGGAGATAAGATAAATCCTGTTGATATTGCAAAGGCGGGATTGGCTGAAGCTAAAAAACAATCAAACGATGTAGTTATTATAGATACAGCCGGAAGACTTCATATCGATAACGAGCTAATGGACGAGTTATTAGGTATTAAAGAGGCTACAAATCCCGATGATATATTGTTGGTTGTAGATGCAATGACCGGGCAAGATGCGGTTAATCTAGCTGAAACCTTTAATAATCAATTGGAGATTTCAGGTGTTATATTGACCAAGCTTGATGGTGATGCCCGAGGTGGAGCTGCTCTATCAATTAGACAGGTAACATCAAAGCCGATAAAGTTTATCGGTGTAGGTGAAAAACTAGATAATATTGAACCTTTTTATCCTGACAGGATGGCTTCGAGGATTCTAGGTATGGGCGATGTATTGACCTTGATTGAAAAAGCTCAATCGGCAATCGATGAAAAAAACGCCAAAGAACTTGAAGAAAAAATCAGATCACAGAGCTATTCTTTAAATGATTATCTACAGCAATTAGACCAGATGAGAAATATGGGGCCTCTTGAAGATATATTGGCTATGGTACCCGGTTTTAATTCAAAACAGTTAAAGGGTTTAAATATTGATGAGAAAGATCTCAAGAGAATAGAAGCTATGATTCAGTCCATGACAATGGAAGAACGTGAAAAGCCTGAAATCATCGATAATAGTAGAAAAAAACGAATTGCCGACGGTTCAGGAGTAACTACAGTAGATTTGAATCGTTTCTTAAGACAGTTCAAAGAGACAAAAAAAATGATGAAAAGATTTACCAGTATGGAAAAATCCATGAAAAAGCGAGGTAAATTCAATTTACCTTTCTTTAAATAA